A single genomic interval of Zunongwangia sp. HGR-M22 harbors:
- a CDS encoding tetratricopeptide repeat protein, translating to MTTGKSYLFVVFFFVASFGFSQQSAIYTNDLVKFNKALELYNNEQYLAAQKIFADVKEEATDEKIKGDCAYYVANAAVRLNQPGADELMQRFVSRYPTSTKTNSAYQDVATYYFNTGKYPQARKWYDMVDEKSISRGDMDKYYFNKGYVYFQTDDLDQAKNYFNRVIDSKEYGAQAKYYIGYMAYEANDYDQANQYFDEVKGDARYGKELSYYQADMNFKLGNFEKAIQLGKEQLPKSNVMEKSQLNKIIGESYFNLKQYDQAIPYLKEYEGVRRKWNNTDYYQLGYAYYKQGDYANAISEFNKIIDGKNAIAQNAYYHLAQSYLESGQKQQALNAFKNASEMDFDAKIKEDAMLNYAKLGYEIGNSYESPSKVLITFLETYPNSANKAEAEELLINSFITSGNFEEAMQLLENNRNFADKVAYQKVAYYYGIQLYEEGDYYEAIKNLDKALKEPRDPKITAKATYWKAESEFNVNRIDDAIIGYKEFSGMSAAAGTEEKADLDYNIGYAYFKKNEYARAIDYFKKYAENNQNDMVKRNDAYLRLGDSYFVNSQYWPAMESYNSAIANGVSNADYAAFQKAISYGFVDRNERKIEDLSGFNSSYPRSAFRDDALYELGNTYVATNNTSQAISTYDRLIREVPGSALVPKAMLRQGLIYYNGNQGEKALGRFKKVVNDYPNTPEAMEAVSTARNVYVDLGRTDEYASWVKKIDFVEVTDADLDNTTYEAAENQYLANNTSKAKSNFEKYLRSFPNGIHAINANYYLAEIQYREGAKDASVSHFKYVIDKPNNEFTEQSLARLSQIYLEKSKYREAVPLLQRLEKVAGDTQNTIYAQSNLMKSYDEMNQPREAAAYADKVLSNTEADKQAKTDAQLIVARSAIKSGNEAKAKQAYAEVQKTATGELAAESLYYDAYFKNKSNNYEASNAAVQILAKDFSGYKKWGAKGLVLMAKNFYALGDAYQATYVLDNVVKNFAQYPEIVQEAKQELSKIKAEEAKTNSSVQTGNN from the coding sequence ATGACAACTGGCAAATCTTACCTATTTGTTGTTTTCTTTTTCGTGGCTAGCTTTGGTTTTTCTCAGCAATCGGCCATTTACACCAATGATCTTGTAAAATTTAATAAGGCGTTAGAACTGTACAATAACGAGCAGTATTTGGCGGCCCAAAAGATTTTTGCAGATGTAAAAGAAGAAGCAACTGACGAGAAAATTAAAGGCGACTGTGCATACTATGTGGCTAATGCTGCTGTAAGGCTTAACCAACCCGGAGCAGATGAACTTATGCAACGTTTTGTTTCCCGATACCCTACCAGTACAAAAACAAATTCAGCCTATCAAGATGTGGCGACGTATTATTTTAATACCGGTAAATATCCACAAGCACGCAAGTGGTATGATATGGTAGACGAAAAAAGTATAAGCCGTGGCGACATGGATAAATATTACTTTAATAAAGGATATGTTTATTTTCAAACCGATGATCTAGATCAGGCTAAAAACTATTTTAATCGTGTTATAGATTCTAAAGAATATGGCGCGCAAGCGAAATATTATATAGGATACATGGCTTATGAGGCTAATGATTACGATCAGGCCAATCAATATTTTGATGAGGTAAAAGGTGATGCTCGTTATGGTAAAGAACTTTCTTATTACCAGGCCGATATGAATTTTAAGTTAGGGAATTTTGAGAAAGCCATACAGCTTGGTAAAGAGCAGCTTCCAAAATCTAATGTGATGGAAAAATCACAGCTTAATAAAATTATAGGGGAAAGTTATTTCAACCTAAAACAATACGATCAGGCAATTCCTTATTTAAAGGAATACGAAGGCGTAAGAAGAAAGTGGAATAACACCGATTATTACCAATTAGGTTATGCGTATTATAAGCAGGGTGATTATGCCAATGCGATTTCAGAATTCAATAAAATTATTGACGGGAAAAATGCGATTGCTCAAAATGCGTATTATCATTTAGCGCAATCTTATCTAGAATCTGGGCAAAAACAGCAAGCTTTAAACGCATTTAAAAATGCCAGTGAAATGGATTTTGATGCGAAAATAAAAGAAGATGCGATGCTGAATTACGCAAAATTGGGATACGAAATAGGGAATAGTTATGAGAGTCCGTCGAAAGTTCTAATCACTTTCTTAGAAACGTATCCAAATTCGGCAAATAAGGCTGAAGCAGAAGAACTTTTAATTAATTCGTTTATCACCTCTGGGAATTTTGAAGAAGCGATGCAGCTTTTAGAAAATAACAGAAATTTTGCTGATAAAGTAGCCTATCAGAAAGTTGCTTATTACTACGGAATCCAACTTTACGAAGAAGGGGATTATTATGAAGCGATCAAGAACCTTGATAAAGCTTTAAAAGAACCTCGTGATCCAAAAATAACTGCAAAAGCAACCTATTGGAAAGCTGAAAGCGAGTTTAATGTGAATAGAATCGACGATGCCATTATCGGATATAAGGAATTTAGCGGAATGAGCGCCGCAGCCGGAACCGAAGAAAAAGCCGATTTAGATTACAATATTGGGTATGCGTATTTTAAGAAAAACGAATATGCACGTGCCATCGATTATTTTAAAAAGTATGCTGAAAATAACCAAAATGACATGGTTAAAAGAAACGATGCGTACTTAAGATTGGGAGATAGCTATTTTGTAAACAGCCAGTATTGGCCAGCAATGGAATCTTATAATTCTGCGATCGCAAATGGCGTAAGTAATGCAGATTATGCAGCATTCCAAAAAGCAATTAGTTACGGATTTGTAGATCGTAATGAACGTAAAATTGAAGATCTTTCAGGATTTAATAGTAGTTATCCAAGATCTGCTTTTCGTGACGATGCCCTGTACGAATTAGGGAATACCTACGTAGCCACCAATAATACCTCTCAGGCAATTTCAACTTACGATCGTTTAATTAGAGAAGTGCCGGGAAGTGCTTTAGTACCAAAAGCAATGTTGAGACAGGGATTAATTTACTATAATGGAAACCAAGGCGAAAAAGCTTTAGGCCGATTTAAAAAAGTAGTAAACGATTATCCAAATACTCCAGAAGCTATGGAAGCGGTCTCTACCGCCAGAAATGTGTATGTAGATTTAGGAAGAACCGATGAGTATGCGAGTTGGGTAAAGAAGATTGATTTTGTTGAAGTAACCGATGCCGATTTGGATAATACTACCTATGAAGCTGCCGAAAATCAATATTTAGCCAACAATACTTCTAAGGCAAAATCTAATTTTGAAAAGTATTTAAGAAGTTTTCCTAACGGAATCCACGCTATAAATGCAAACTATTATTTGGCAGAGATTCAATATCGGGAAGGTGCAAAAGATGCATCGGTTTCTCATTTTAAATATGTAATTGATAAACCAAATAACGAATTTACTGAACAATCTTTAGCACGACTTTCTCAAATTTATCTTGAAAAGTCTAAATATCGGGAAGCAGTACCATTATTGCAGCGTTTAGAAAAAGTGGCTGGGGATACCCAAAATACGATTTATGCACAATCGAATTTGATGAAATCTTACGACGAGATGAATCAACCTCGCGAGGCTGCAGCGTATGCAGATAAAGTGCTATCGAATACTGAAGCAGATAAACAGGCAAAAACAGATGCCCAGCTAATCGTTGCGAGATCTGCAATTAAATCTGGTAACGAAGCTAAAGCGAAACAAGCCTATGCTGAAGTTCAAAAAACAGCTACAGGAGAATTAGCGGCCGAGTCTTTATATTATGATGCTTATTTCAAAAATAAAAGCAATAACTACGAAGCTTCAAATGCTGCGGTACAGATATTGGCCAAAGATTTTTCAGGATATAAAAAATGGGGAGCGAAAGGTTTAGTGCTTATGGCGAAGAATTTTTATGCCCTTGGGGATGCTTATCAGGCAACTTACGTTTTAGATAACGTAGTTAAGAATTTTGCCCAATATCCGGAAATCGTTCAGGAAGCAAAACAAGAGCTTTCTAAAATTAAAGCTGAAGAGGCCAAAACTAATTCTTCAGTACAAACCGGAAACAATTAA
- a CDS encoding peroxiredoxin, which produces MSNIKLGDTAPNFDAETTEGKINFYDYLGDSWGILFSHPSDYTPVCTTELGTVANYKAEFDKRNTKPIALSIDDLESHKGWVKDIEETQEVKLNYPIIADEDKNVSSLYGMIHPNEDNKATVRSVFIIDPDKKVKLTLTYPPSTGRNFEEILRVIDSLQLTAYHKVATPANWKHGEDVVISPAVSNEDAKGLFPKGYKEVKPYLRMTPQPNLD; this is translated from the coding sequence ATGAGCAATATAAAATTAGGGGATACAGCGCCAAATTTTGACGCGGAAACCACAGAAGGCAAAATCAACTTTTACGATTACTTAGGTGATAGTTGGGGAATCTTATTTTCTCACCCTTCAGATTATACGCCAGTTTGTACAACCGAGTTGGGAACAGTGGCAAATTATAAAGCTGAATTTGATAAGCGAAATACAAAACCCATTGCTTTAAGTATTGATGATTTAGAATCGCATAAAGGTTGGGTTAAAGATATCGAAGAAACTCAGGAAGTTAAGCTTAATTATCCAATTATAGCGGATGAAGATAAAAATGTATCAAGCCTTTATGGGATGATTCATCCTAACGAAGATAATAAAGCTACCGTAAGATCTGTTTTCATTATCGATCCAGACAAAAAAGTAAAGTTAACGCTCACTTATCCACCAAGTACTGGTAGAAATTTTGAAGAAATCTTACGTGTAATCGATTCGTTACAATTAACTGCATATCACAAAGTAGCCACTCCAGCGAACTGGAAACATGGTGAAGATGTTGTTATTAGTCCGGCAGTTTCTAATGAAGATGCTAAAGGCCTTTTTCCTAAAGGGTATAAAGAAGTAAAACCATACTTAAGAATGACTCCACAACCAAATTTGGACTAA
- a CDS encoding tRNA-binding protein translates to MEISWRDFEKVEMRVGTIIEVIEFPEARKPAYKLKIDFGKHIGFKKTSAQITTNYKPQDLMGKQVVAVVNFPDKQIANFMSECLVMGAVGDHNDITLIEPGLHVENGLRIG, encoded by the coding sequence ATGGAAATAAGTTGGAGAGACTTTGAGAAAGTGGAAATGCGAGTAGGGACTATTATTGAAGTTATAGAATTTCCCGAGGCTAGAAAACCAGCCTATAAATTGAAAATCGATTTTGGAAAACATATTGGTTTTAAAAAGACTTCTGCCCAAATCACCACTAACTACAAACCACAAGACTTAATGGGAAAGCAGGTTGTTGCTGTGGTTAATTTTCCTGATAAGCAAATTGCAAATTTTATGAGTGAGTGTTTGGTTATGGGCGCCGTTGGCGATCATAATGACATCACATTAATCGAACCCGGTTTGCATGTAGAGAATGGACTAAGAATTGGCTAA
- a CDS encoding peptidylprolyl isomerase yields the protein MDNGIYAKFHTTKGEILVALEYEKTPGTVGNFVGLAEGNLENGAKPQGTPYYDGLKFHRVIPDFMVQGGDPQGTGVGGPGYKFEDEIHPELKHDAPGKLSMANAGPGTNGSQFFITHVETPWLDGKHTVFGSVVEGQDIVDKIAQGDKIEKLEIIREGEDAKNWNAVESFRQFNGAKAEREAAAKKQQEELIGELAQGFEKTESGLRFKIEKEGDGIKAEKGKTVLVHYKGRLADGTVFDSSYKRNQPLEFPVGVGHVIAGWDEGILKLKVGDQARFVIPSHLGYGERGAGGVIPPNATLVFDVELMDVK from the coding sequence ATGGATAACGGAATATACGCTAAGTTTCATACCACTAAAGGTGAAATTTTAGTAGCATTAGAATATGAAAAAACTCCAGGTACGGTAGGAAATTTTGTTGGTCTTGCTGAAGGTAATTTAGAAAACGGAGCAAAACCACAAGGAACGCCATATTACGATGGATTGAAATTTCACCGTGTAATTCCTGATTTTATGGTGCAGGGAGGAGATCCTCAGGGAACTGGTGTTGGTGGTCCTGGATACAAATTTGAAGATGAAATCCATCCAGAACTTAAGCATGATGCTCCTGGAAAATTATCAATGGCAAATGCAGGTCCTGGAACTAACGGAAGTCAGTTTTTTATTACGCATGTAGAAACTCCTTGGTTAGACGGGAAACATACTGTTTTTGGAAGTGTAGTAGAAGGACAGGATATCGTAGATAAAATTGCGCAGGGCGATAAAATAGAAAAATTAGAAATTATTCGTGAAGGCGAAGATGCTAAGAACTGGAATGCTGTCGAAAGCTTTCGCCAATTTAATGGTGCAAAGGCAGAACGTGAAGCAGCAGCTAAAAAGCAACAGGAAGAATTGATTGGTGAATTAGCACAAGGTTTCGAAAAAACTGAAAGCGGTTTACGTTTTAAAATCGAAAAAGAAGGAGATGGTATAAAAGCAGAAAAAGGAAAAACCGTTTTGGTACACTACAAAGGTCGTTTAGCAGATGGTACTGTTTTCGATTCTTCTTACAAAAGAAATCAACCTCTTGAATTTCCTGTTGGAGTAGGGCACGTAATCGCTGGTTGGGATGAAGGTATATTAAAGCTAAAGGTTGGCGACCAGGCAAGATTTGTTATTCCTTCTCATCTTGGTTATGGTGAACGTGGTGCAGGTGGTGTAATTCCTCCAAACGCTACGCTGGTTTTTGATGTAGAATTGATGGATGTTAAATAG
- a CDS encoding transporter: protein MFCFYLVKAETSKDSTAVFSNFNFEYDDCDVCGCGSSGGSMGYGTIGNGDFVGLRYIHQQYKSKDGIYNNSPWIDENFNTLQAWARIPVTRKIKVNVIVPYHFHNREFNDGSTQDINGLGDISILGFYKLISPKLDGFLPEQQTKFKHNLEVGAGVKLPTGEYERSNNEGSVNPSFQVGTGSWDILFASNYSVSYNNWGLGALANYTIKTENEKKYHFGDQFTYGINLYRSFITMNAKTFTPISITPILGLSGEVFGENKSYGLPVKDTKGDILFSRIGVESNYGKISGGVNLMLPVSQNLNAGNVEAKMRLGIHLNFVL from the coding sequence ATGTTTTGCTTTTATTTAGTGAAAGCTGAAACATCAAAAGATTCTACTGCCGTATTCTCTAATTTCAATTTTGAATACGACGATTGTGACGTATGCGGTTGCGGTAGTAGTGGCGGGAGTATGGGTTATGGTACTATTGGAAATGGTGATTTTGTAGGTCTACGTTATATTCATCAGCAATATAAATCTAAAGACGGGATTTATAATAATTCCCCATGGATCGATGAAAATTTTAATACGCTGCAAGCCTGGGCAAGAATTCCGGTGACTAGAAAAATTAAAGTCAATGTAATTGTGCCATACCATTTCCATAATCGTGAGTTTAACGACGGAAGCACTCAGGATATTAATGGCTTGGGAGATATTAGTATTCTTGGTTTTTATAAGTTGATTTCACCAAAATTAGATGGATTTTTACCTGAACAACAAACAAAATTTAAGCATAATCTTGAAGTTGGAGCCGGAGTAAAATTGCCTACGGGAGAATACGAACGATCCAATAATGAGGGAAGTGTTAACCCAAGTTTTCAGGTAGGAACAGGAAGTTGGGATATTCTTTTTGCAAGCAACTATTCGGTTTCTTATAATAATTGGGGATTGGGAGCTCTTGCAAATTATACCATTAAGACTGAAAACGAAAAAAAATATCATTTTGGAGATCAGTTTACTTATGGAATAAATCTTTACCGCAGTTTTATCACCATGAATGCAAAGACGTTTACGCCAATATCTATTACCCCGATTTTGGGTCTCTCAGGGGAGGTTTTTGGCGAAAATAAAAGTTATGGTTTGCCGGTTAAAGACACCAAAGGCGATATTTTATTTAGCCGAATAGGCGTAGAATCTAATTATGGTAAAATTTCAGGAGGCGTAAATCTTATGCTGCCTGTGAGTCAAAACTTAAATGCAGGAAATGTTGAAGCTAAAATGCGATTAGGAATTCACCTGAATTTCGTATTGTAA
- a CDS encoding amidohydrolase: MHKFFTILILAIGLYSCNSKQKVDLIVTNAKIYTVDEGFSIAEAFAVKDGKFEAIGTTSEITSGYVAQKTVDAEGKAVYPGFIDAHAHFYRLGLQQQMVNLVGTKRFEDVVARIVEFQQKNGKDFITGGGWDQNDWENKEFPTKDTLDRLFPDTPIAISRIDGHALLVNQAALDKAGITKETTFEGGDIEQKNGELTGIIVDNPMQLIFDAQPEPSLEDIALALLTAQKMCFEYGLTTVVDAGIDRDVIELMDSLQKHDDFKMRIYAMISNTEENLNYYLDKEPYKSDRLNVRSVKFYGDGALGSRGAALKEEYSDRHGHFGALLSPIEDFKKVAARVANSKYQLNTHAIGDSANYVVLKTYDSLLKNEADRRWRVEHAQIIDEDDFKYFSKNIIPSVQPTHATSDMYWAEDRLGEDRLKEGAYAYKKLLNKAGLVALGTDFPVEKVSPFLTFYASVARKDIDNYPEDGFMIEEALSREETLKGMTIWAAYANFEENEKGSIEKGKFADFIILNENIMEVDVTEIPDIKVIGTYVGGEKVF, encoded by the coding sequence ATGCATAAATTTTTTACAATTTTAATATTAGCAATTGGCCTTTATTCCTGTAATTCTAAACAGAAAGTAGATTTGATTGTAACTAATGCAAAAATATATACTGTTGATGAAGGTTTTTCTATTGCTGAAGCTTTTGCAGTGAAAGATGGCAAGTTTGAAGCTATTGGAACTACTTCAGAAATTACTTCAGGATACGTAGCTCAGAAAACAGTAGATGCAGAAGGAAAAGCGGTATATCCCGGTTTTATAGATGCACATGCACATTTTTATCGATTGGGTCTTCAGCAGCAAATGGTCAATCTGGTTGGTACTAAAAGATTTGAAGATGTAGTAGCGAGAATTGTTGAATTTCAGCAAAAAAATGGAAAAGATTTCATAACCGGTGGCGGTTGGGACCAAAACGATTGGGAGAATAAAGAATTTCCAACCAAGGATACTTTAGATCGATTGTTCCCGGATACGCCTATCGCTATAAGCCGAATAGATGGCCATGCGCTTTTAGTGAATCAGGCAGCTTTAGACAAAGCAGGGATTACTAAAGAAACTACTTTTGAAGGTGGTGATATCGAACAGAAAAATGGTGAATTAACCGGGATTATAGTAGATAACCCCATGCAGTTAATTTTTGATGCGCAACCAGAACCTAGTTTAGAAGACATAGCGCTAGCACTTCTAACCGCGCAAAAAATGTGTTTTGAATATGGCTTAACTACAGTTGTAGATGCGGGTATAGATCGTGATGTTATAGAACTTATGGATAGCTTGCAAAAGCATGATGATTTTAAAATGAGAATCTATGCGATGATTAGCAATACTGAAGAGAACCTGAACTATTATCTGGATAAAGAGCCATATAAATCTGATCGTTTGAATGTACGTTCGGTTAAATTTTATGGAGATGGAGCGTTAGGGTCGCGTGGGGCAGCTTTAAAGGAGGAATATAGCGATCGTCACGGTCATTTTGGAGCGTTACTTTCTCCTATTGAAGATTTTAAAAAAGTAGCAGCTCGAGTAGCCAACTCTAAATATCAATTAAATACACACGCCATTGGAGATTCAGCAAATTATGTAGTTTTAAAAACTTATGACTCTTTATTGAAAAATGAAGCTGACAGAAGATGGCGAGTAGAGCATGCACAAATTATTGATGAGGATGATTTTAAATATTTCAGCAAAAATATAATTCCTTCAGTACAACCAACACATGCAACTAGCGATATGTATTGGGCAGAAGATCGACTGGGTGAAGATCGCTTAAAAGAAGGTGCTTATGCCTATAAAAAATTATTGAATAAGGCAGGATTAGTAGCTTTAGGAACAGATTTTCCGGTAGAGAAGGTGAGTCCGTTTCTAACTTTTTATGCTTCCGTAGCAAGAAAAGATATCGATAATTATCCTGAGGATGGTTTTATGATTGAAGAAGCATTAAGTCGTGAAGAAACTTTAAAGGGGATGACCATCTGGGCTGCTTATGCCAATTTTGAAGAAAATGAAAAGGGGAGTATAGAAAAGGGTAAGTTTGCCGATTTTATAATCCTAAATGAGAACATTATGGAAGTTGATGTAACTGAAATTCCAGACATAAAAGTTATAGGAACTTACGTAGGCGGAGAAAAAGTATTTTAA
- a CDS encoding thioredoxin family protein, giving the protein MARTPSNMLDLGTKAPAFELHDTVTDKTFDLEALKGPKGTLIMFICNHCPFVKHVNKEITKLGEEYQGKGFGIVAISSNDVENYPQDGPELMKQNAKDEGYTFPYLYDEDQSVAKAYDAACTPDFFLFDENLELAYRGQLDDSRPGNEKPVTGKDLRNAMEAILAGRAVSEDQKPSIGCNIKWKQA; this is encoded by the coding sequence ATGGCACGTACACCATCAAATATGCTGGACCTTGGAACAAAAGCGCCAGCCTTCGAATTACATGATACCGTAACCGATAAAACATTCGATTTAGAAGCGCTGAAAGGCCCCAAGGGGACTTTAATAATGTTTATCTGTAATCACTGCCCCTTTGTTAAGCATGTAAACAAAGAAATCACGAAACTAGGTGAAGAATATCAGGGAAAAGGATTCGGAATCGTAGCAATTTCCAGCAACGATGTAGAAAACTATCCACAAGACGGTCCTGAATTAATGAAACAAAATGCTAAAGATGAAGGTTATACTTTCCCGTATTTATATGATGAAGATCAAAGTGTAGCCAAAGCTTACGATGCGGCTTGTACACCAGATTTTTTTCTTTTCGACGAGAATTTAGAACTCGCTTATCGCGGCCAGTTAGATGATTCTAGACCAGGAAATGAAAAACCTGTTACAGGGAAAGATCTAAGAAATGCAATGGAAGCCATCCTTGCAGGTAGAGCAGTTTCTGAAGATCAAAAACCAAGCATTGGTTGTAATATTAAATGGAAGCAGGCTTAA
- a CDS encoding TonB-dependent receptor, with protein sequence MKFVSIKRSLFLCLFLVSGFAFAQDPIDSETVTVVKPYSPSVREASKIKAVPGKADSVSTTKKSVKYNIFSVPVASTFTPVKGRATRVERERAPKAYDNYASLGLGNYTNVLAEFYSNIEVNRDQNFGVYLLHNSSQGGIDGVLLDNKFYNTSLNLNYGSKDRDYSWNTELGVQHQLYNWYGVSEELPLTDTEILSIDPQQNYYSVFGGGNIEFYDSFFKRADLEIRQTGDASGTSEQKIDLNSTLEFNIADELITTDIQANFLNGSTDRFYAADIENKYSFLNVGINPSLLILRNDLTLNIGAAFFYSSDIENSDGNFYLYPKVTASYKLVEDYFTPYAGLEGGLKQNSYYDFVQQNPYVSPTSMVAPTDNLYNFYLGAKGKLTNTISYNFRGGYNAEDVKPLFVKNNYDPTIGEGYAYGNSFGVVYDNVKTLSFYANVSVDVSDDFRLGITGEFFDYDTDIQDEAWNLPAYNADLTADYQITDKWYAGANLFLVGQREAMGIVDNRPVDAGIDREPITLDSYFDANAHFGYRINDQFTAFVKGSNLLNNDYQQWSDFQVQGIQVLGGVTYKFDYN encoded by the coding sequence ATGAAATTTGTTTCAATAAAAAGAAGCTTGTTTTTATGTCTGTTTTTAGTGAGCGGCTTTGCATTTGCTCAGGATCCAATCGACAGCGAAACAGTAACGGTGGTGAAACCCTATTCACCGTCGGTTAGGGAAGCTTCCAAAATAAAAGCAGTACCGGGAAAAGCCGATTCGGTTAGTACCACAAAAAAATCAGTAAAATATAATATTTTTTCTGTTCCGGTAGCATCAACTTTTACACCGGTTAAAGGTAGAGCAACCAGAGTAGAGCGTGAACGTGCGCCCAAAGCTTACGACAATTATGCAAGTTTAGGCTTAGGTAATTATACTAATGTTTTGGCTGAATTTTATAGTAATATCGAAGTAAATCGCGATCAGAATTTCGGGGTTTATTTGCTTCATAATTCGTCTCAGGGAGGTATAGATGGAGTATTATTGGATAATAAATTCTACAATACTTCACTGAATCTTAACTACGGAAGTAAGGATCGTGATTATTCCTGGAATACAGAGCTTGGTGTTCAACATCAATTATATAATTGGTATGGGGTTTCTGAAGAATTACCACTAACGGATACTGAAATTCTTTCTATAGATCCCCAGCAAAACTATTATTCGGTATTTGGTGGCGGTAATATTGAATTTTACGATTCTTTTTTCAAAAGAGCTGATCTTGAAATTCGACAAACAGGTGATGCTTCTGGCACTTCAGAACAAAAAATAGATTTAAACAGTACGCTCGAATTTAATATCGCAGATGAATTAATTACCACAGATATTCAGGCTAACTTTTTGAATGGATCTACAGATAGATTTTATGCTGCTGATATAGAAAATAAATATAGTTTTTTGAACGTGGGAATCAATCCAAGTTTATTGATTTTGAGAAATGACCTAACCTTAAATATAGGAGCAGCGTTTTTCTATAGTTCAGATATAGAGAATAGTGATGGCAATTTTTATTTATATCCAAAAGTAACGGCAAGTTATAAATTAGTAGAAGATTATTTTACACCATATGCTGGTTTAGAAGGTGGGTTGAAACAAAATTCGTATTACGATTTTGTACAACAAAATCCATATGTGTCTCCCACATCCATGGTGGCACCAACAGATAATCTTTACAATTTTTATCTAGGAGCTAAAGGGAAGTTGACTAATACAATTTCCTATAATTTTAGAGGAGGGTATAATGCAGAAGATGTTAAACCACTTTTTGTAAAGAATAATTATGATCCTACTATTGGTGAAGGTTATGCTTATGGAAACTCTTTTGGTGTAGTTTATGACAATGTAAAAACGCTTTCGTTTTACGCAAATGTTAGTGTAGATGTAAGTGATGATTTTAGATTGGGTATTACCGGAGAATTTTTTGATTACGATACCGATATTCAAGATGAAGCTTGGAACCTGCCAGCATATAATGCCGATTTAACTGCCGATTATCAAATCACAGATAAGTGGTATGCCGGCGCAAATTTATTTTTAGTAGGGCAGCGAGAAGCGATGGGTATCGTAGATAACCGTCCCGTAGATGCAGGTATCGATAGGGAGCCAATCACTTTGGATAGTTATTTTGATGCAAATGCTCATTTTGGTTATCGCATCAACGATCAATTTACTGCATTTGTAAAAGGTAGTAACCTTTTAAATAATGATTATCAACAATGGAGTGATTTTCAGGTTCAGGGAATTCAAGTTCTAGGTGGAGTAACCTACAAATTTGATTATAATTAA
- a CDS encoding cell division ATP-binding protein FtsE has translation MSNVVLELKNAAIYQRENLILSEVDVTVNKGEFVYLIGKTGTGKSSFMKTLYGDLPLTEGEGSIVDFNLRKLKEKDIPYLRRKLGIVFQDFKLLTDRNIKDNLLFVLKATGWKDKANMDQKIDFVLEKVGMKTKGFKFPYQLSGGEQQRVAIARALLNDPELILADEPTGNLDPQTSVEVMQVLQEISRNGNTILMATHDYALLLKYPSKTLKCDGQRVFEVVQKTV, from the coding sequence ATGTCTAATGTTGTTCTTGAATTGAAAAATGCGGCAATCTACCAAAGAGAGAATCTTATTCTTTCTGAAGTTGATGTGACTGTAAATAAAGGAGAATTTGTTTATCTTATTGGGAAAACCGGTACGGGTAAAAGTAGTTTTATGAAAACACTATACGGGGATTTACCTTTAACTGAAGGCGAAGGAAGTATCGTAGACTTTAATCTTAGAAAACTTAAAGAAAAAGATATCCCATATTTAAGACGAAAATTAGGGATCGTTTTTCAGGATTTCAAATTACTTACCGATCGAAATATTAAAGACAACCTATTATTTGTTTTAAAAGCGACCGGCTGGAAAGACAAAGCCAATATGGATCAAAAAATTGACTTTGTTTTAGAAAAAGTAGGCATGAAAACCAAAGGATTTAAATTCCCTTATCAATTATCTGGTGGAGAACAACAACGCGTTGCCATTGCCCGTGCACTTTTAAATGATCCTGAATTAATCCTGGCAGATGAGCCTACCGGAAATTTAGATCCGCAAACCTCTGTAGAAGTGATGCAGGTTTTACAAGAAATTAGCCGAAATGGAAACACTATTTTAATGGCTACTCACGATTATGCGCTATTATTAAAATATCCTTCTAAAACCCTGAAATGTGACGGCCAACGTGTCTTTGAAGTCGTGCAGAAAACAGTTTAA